Genomic segment of Miscanthus floridulus cultivar M001 unplaced genomic scaffold, ASM1932011v1 fs_880_1_2, whole genome shotgun sequence:
AATAGTGTTTTGACCCTTTCGGGACGGACGGATATCGGGAAATTTCCGTCCCGCTTTCATCTCTACTTACAGCGACGCTGAGGCAGAGGAGGCGGATCTCGGGCGCGCCGGCGACAAGGAGCTCCGCCACGGGTCGTGACGATGAGCGGAGTGCAGGAAACACTGACAACGAGGCAAAACTCGGCCATGGGCTGCGGGCCGCGATGCTGAGGCAGAGGAGGCGGATCTCGGGCACGCCGGCGACAAGGAGCTCTGCCATGGGTCGTGGCGGTGAGCGGAGTGCAGGAAAAACCGACGACGAGGCGAAGCTCGGCCATGGGTTGCGGGCCACGACGCAGAGGCAAAGCGTCGGCAGCAACGACGAGGCGGATCTCGGGCGTGCCGGCAACGAAGACCTCGGCCATGGGCCGTGATGGTGAGCCGAGCGCGGGCCGCACTAGCGACAAGGCGAAGCTCGGCCACTGGCCATGGGCGCGACGATGAGGAACCGGAGGCGAGGGAAGCGATGTGTGCGAGGGAGGCGATTTACGATGGGTGCGTCACTTGCGCCTTGCGCCTGGTGCTAGTTGAGAAGATAAGGATGGGGAAAAGTTGGGgaagaaaaaattaaaaaatatatatataagggCAGTATGGACATTGTATCTTTATTTTGTCAAACGGTTTACCCGTTACAGCTTTACCAACAAGGCTGTTTTTCAAGCTAAAGCCAACGAAGGCTGATACACCCCCTTAGTCCTCATGTTATGAAGTGACTGTGTCTGCCCCAGAGAGAGGAGAATGGCCCAAGGCAAAGGAACATGCGGCTTGCGGTGAGAAGAGCGAGAAATTCCTCAAGGTCATACGGCATACACATCCAACCTCATCGTGGAACACGGGTAAGGGTGCTTATACGCTGATACGCTAATGATGTAAAAACCCACATCTGCTTGATATACTACTAAGGGCATtcagaaagaaaagaaataaacccAAGATATACTACTAAGGGCATtcagaaagaaaagaaataaacccAAGAAAGATTTGACACACATCAAATTGTAAAAGGTTCGCTACCATAACAATTTGGCATTCATCAATAATGTTAACGTAGCAGACCACGCCTGATCCATCTGATCCATCCTAAACAACAGGATGCCAACCTTTGTCTATCCTAAACGGTCTGTCCTCACAAAAGATGCCAACCTTGTCTGTCCTTACAATTCACAAAAGATCCCACCCTTGCCTGTCCTCACAAAAGATGCCAACCTTGTCTGTCCTCACAAAAGGCATCCGCTCACCTATAATACAGATGGATCAGTGTTAACAAAGAAAATATGCGACATGTTCCAAACATTTCCAAATGAATTGAAACTTGAGAATATGATTAACCAAGGTCAGACCATTCTCAATTGCTCAATAATTAAAACTTTTAATACAATGAAACCCTATATAGTACATATAGTAGAGAAAATTATatctaacaatgctcaataattAAAACTTTCTGAATCCAATGAAACCTATATAGTAAGTAGAGAAAATTATATCTAACAAAAAGACAAACAACTTATACCAACTCACTAGGAGCGTGTATTGCATATCAAATATGTATCGCATACAGATACATATACGATACACCTCTGATACATATATTCGGAGTATccgattttttcttttttttcacgaATATTGGATACGTCGGCCGCTGCTGATACGTATCTGGCTTGCGGGTACGGCCTAGCCCAATAAGACACTCTGTCCCCGACGCCGTAGCCTCCAATGCCCGCACGCCCGCGTCTCGCGCAGCAATCCCCGCTCGCTGGCCACCGGCCACCGGCAACGAGCCTCCGCCTCCGGTCGCTGGCGACGAGCCTTCGTCCCTTCTCGCCGATGCGGATCCAGGCTCCAGCGAACTCCCATGAGTTAATCCCCTCCCGCCGGCCACCGTCAACGAGCCTCCGCCTCCGGTCGCTGGCGACGAGCCTTCGTCCCTTCTCGCCGATGCGGATCCAGGCTCCAGCGAACTCCCATGAGTTAATCCCCTTCCCCGTTCTTCCTATCCCCATTCTTGATCTATTCTATTTCTGCAATGCAGTTAGTGACTTCTTGTTGCTTGCAGGGgcggaaggggggggggggtcctGGCCTCCCCCAACAGCCTGCTAATTCCCTATCAGGTACCTAAATATATGGGCATTATTAGCACAATTATAggccctgcccccccccccctagtTCTAAGCCCAAGTTCCAGGTAACATTTGGAGCCCATGATAGAAGCAAACCAGCAGCCCAATTAAGAGGAACATGAAGagacgagcaggagcagcagccgTATTTCGTTGTGTCCGCCTGTTCGGCTACTCGCCTCCTTGTCTCCCCTGCCGAGACCCCGACTGTTTGGCTTCTCGGCTCTCGCGTCTCTCACAGCACAGCAGCAACAGGGCACGCCACAtcgcgccgtcgccgccggacTTCGCCGGAAGctgcctcctgccgacgccgagaGTCGAGTCTCCCGTCTAAGTGACGCCCAGCTGCCAGGCATGTCTTGTTTCATCATGTTCCCCCTTTTGTTCTTCTCAGGTGTACATAATTTCTTTACCTTGATCAACGATCAGGATCACTATCTAAATTTCTCTTTTGAATTTAGGTGACATGAAGAGGAAAAAACCATTCATAGCTTTTTTAAGCCTATTGGTTCAAGTGCTAATTCTATTCAAACTGAAAATCCCAACGTGAAAATTGATAATGTACAAGTGGAAGCTCCCAATGATCATGTGGAAAATCTTAATAATCAGAGTAGtgatgctgctgctgccgagcaTCAAACAATTGTAGCTAGTGCATTTGAGAGAGACCCAGGTAAAAGAGTTCAAATCTGGGAACTTCCACCTGATGAACAAGATAAAGCTAGGAGATTTTACATTTCAGAGGGCCCATATCAACCAATCTTAGTAGATTACCCACTCAGTGAATTATCTCATCATCGCCGATTTCAAAGCAGTTGGTTCAAGCAATTTACTTGGCTGCTATATTCACCTCACACCGATTGTGCTTATTGTCTACcatgttttttattttcaaagaAGCCAATTGGAAAATCTGGATCTGATTCATTTATTGTCAAGGGGTTTCAGAACTGGAAGAAAGTTAATAATGGAAAGGAGTGTTCATTTCTAAAGCACATGGGAGATGCTAGTTCAGCTCACAATTATTCAGTTCGGTGTTTTAACAATCTTAAAAACACAATGGCTCAAATTGACACTGTAATGGTCACACAAAATGAGATACTTGTTGCAGCAGCAAGACTAAGGCTTGGGACTACAATTGATTGCCTTAGGTAATGATATATGAGAAGGATTTCTTGCTTTCTTTTTTGCAGCCAAAGATATATATGTTGTACTATGGCTACTATCTAATATGAACTTCCTCTATTTCTGTATTCAGGTGGTTGGCATTACAAGCATGCCCCTTCAGAGGCCATGATGAATCTCTAGATTCTTTAAACAGGGGTAATTTTCTTGAAATGGTCAAGCTTTTGGCTTCATATAACAAGAAGGTTAAAGATGTTGTGTTAGAAAAGGCTCCCAGAAATGCTAAGTACACTTCACCAGATGTGCAAAAGGAAATTCTAAGCATACTTGCTAGAAAAGTGCAGAAATCAATTAGAGAAGAAATTGGCAATAGCAAGTTTTGCATAATGGTTGATGAAGCTCGAGATGAATCTAAAAAAGAACAAATGACTATAGTTCTTCGGTTTGTCTGCAAGGAAAGTCTTATACAGGAGCGTTTCCTTGATCTGGTCCATGTTCGCGACACATCTGCTTTGACACTTAAGGAATCAATTTGTGCTGCCCTCTCAGCTAATAATTTGAGCACACAAGATATCAGAGGCCAAGGTTATGATGGGGCTAGTAACATGCGAGGGGAGTGGAATGGTTTGAAAGCTCTAATTCTCAATGAGTGCCCTTATGCAGATTATATTCATTGCATGGTTCATCAACCCCAGTTAGCCCTTGTAGCAGCATCTAGGGAGGTACATGAAGTGCACAATTTTTTTCAGCATGCAAATTTCATCATAAATGTTGTTAGTGCTTCTACCAAGAGCAACGATGAGTTGCTAGCAACTCAAGCAGAGGAAATTGCTCGTGAAATTGAATTGGGAGAACTTGACACAGGGCGAGGGGCAAATCAAATGTCCTCGCTATAGAGGCCAGGGGGCACTAGATGGAGTTCCCATTATAGGTCAATTCAGAGCTTAAAGAAGCTGTTTGGTGCCACAATTTCAGTCCTATGCAGCATTGCTAATGATCGTTCAGTTTCAAAGTATTCTAGGGGTGATGCTAGTGGTGCCTTACGCATcattgtcaaatttgattttgtGTTCATCCTGCTTATGATGGAAAAGATTATGAAGATCACTGATGTGTTGTGCCAAACACTACAAAAGAAATCCATTGATATCCTAAATGCAGTGGATTGTGTTTCTACCACAAAAGTGTTGCTTGGTGAGTTACGAAATAATGGTTGGGAACCCCTTCTTGAAGAGGTCGCATTGTTTTGCGAGAAGCATGAGACTGATATCCCAGATCTAAGTAAGAAGTATGTTCTTTTCCCAAATTATTTTAGTATGAAAAAAATATACTTATTTGTCCATTAATAATCTGTCTTCCAATATGCATTCAGGTATGTTGATGTGACTAAATCTCGAAACAAGAATGATAACACCACAACCTTTCACCATTACAAAGTGGATGTGTTTAATGTTGCAATAGATCAGCAAGTGATTGAGTTAGAAGATCGATTCAGTTCTCAAGCGACGGAGCTTTTGTCCCTTTGTGCCTCTTTGGATCCAAGGACGGAGGCATTTGACATAGAAAATACATGCAGTCTAGTGGAAAAATATTATCCAGCTGATTTCTCAAGTCAAGAAAGAGCCCAATTAGAATGGCAACTCCCACATTTCAAAATTGATGTATGCAGCCATCCAGAACTAAGAGAATTACCATCGCTTGCTGATCTAACAAGTGGACTatttaagattggcaaaagttcaTTGTACCCAATGGTGGACAGGTTGTTAAGATTGGTTTTAACTCTTCCAATATCAACCGCAACTGTCGAGTGAATCTTTTCAGGAATGAAGGTTATGAAGACGCGTCTTCGAACTACAACGGGAGATGGATTTGCACGAGATTGTTTGGTAATTTATATTGAGAAGGCATTGGCTAAAAAgattagtaatgatgatgtcattAATGAATACATTTCAAGCCACATACTAAATCAACTAATTAGATACATTTCAAACCACACACTAAATCAACTAATTATATATACAAAATGAACTAATTATATATACAATGAAAACTGAAAAGTGCATGCATGGCAGACATACTAAATGACCTAATTATATATACAATGAAAACTGAAAAGTGCATGGCATAGATAGAGAGTTTACCTTCTGATTTACATCCTCATTGCCCTCATGAGATGAGGTAACTCCAGGAGTCCTACCTCACTCATTGCTCTTTGTAGTCCATTAAACACATCAGGTATTGTTGATTCAAGAATGTTAACCAAGTCTTCATCTTTGAACAGTGGTACACCATCTTTAACAGAATTTTCAAGTATGTGACACAATGCATTGCGCCATACTATCAACAAATCTAGTGGCTCTTCTAAGACCTTATTCTTGTGCATGCTACGAAGATCATAAACTGCTCCAACATACGAGTTATCCATTGCCATAGTTGACCATGGTTCTTCGCCACCTCCAGGATAGGTAAACTCTGTGGAAATAAATTTCAGCACTATCTCAGATTTCTTTTCTTCCTGAGGACCCCTTTCCTCATCTTCAAGGATCTGCTGTTGTAATCTATCATATAAAGTGATGAAATGACTTTTTTTCCCAATCTCGCTCAGCAGGGATATATTGTAACGTATAATTTCTTGGTGCTTAACAGGGTCATCACAATTCAACAGGTCAAGAAGACTCTGCAGATCATTTGGTACAGTCAAGCCACTATCATGAAAAGACAACATCTCCATAATAATCTGATAAATCTGATGAAAATCGTTGATCATTTCATTTCTCTCCCTCTTGCATACAACTAATTTCAGAGCGAGATCAAACTTAACCTTCTTAAGATGAGTCCAGTAGAAGTTATCTAGTGTGAACTTGCCATTGAGGGACAACCCATGTCTGTGAAGCCGGTAGATATCTTCAATAATTCCTAGAATAACACACTTAGCAACTGTTGTCATTCTTCTGAATTTCTTAGGCATCTTCCTAGTTCTTACACTTGGAGCGACATATATGGGCTTGTGCAGGTCTTTCTCAAGCTGCTTCAATGCCTGTATAACTCTCTTTCCATGCACTTTTACATCCATAGTGAGTTTTGACTGAGGATCACCGAGAAATTCTGAAAGTTTTTTGTAGTCAGACTCATGTGGGCACAAGAATACATCATGACATTTTCTAAGTTCTTCATCAATCAGAGGGTCACAATTGATGTATTTATTCCCTTCCTTGAGTTGAGCCTGTGCTGCCTCCAGCTTCTGTTTCAGTTCTGCATTTTTAAGCTCCAACTCCTGAACATACTTCTTCATTTTCTCAACATCTACATCGTCATACTGCTGCATGAAGAGAAAAGTCTTAGCATAGTGAATACACATCCAAATGAATAATGGAACATGAAGAGAAAGGTCTGAGCATACTTCCAAATGAATAATTGAACATGAAGAGAAAAGTCTGAGCATACTGAATACACATCCAAATGAATAATGAATAATGGAACACAGCAGATACATAAACAATTAATAAAAATTTGGTAATATAAATCTTCATGTTGAATAAGCAATTTGTTTTGTCAAAGCTGAGAAGATATCTCATCTAAAGCTAGAGATATCTAAGCAAGTTTTGTTTGTCTGGATTCCACAACCCAATTTTCAGTGGGCCATAAGGGCAAATGAGTAAATATATGTGCCATAATCCAGCAAAAGACCTGAGCAGATTATCGGATTGTGGTATCTGGTGGGACAGATTGTCAGCTTTTGGAATGTAAAATCCAAAATCCACAATCTAAAGCTGAAACAAATGGGGCCTAAATACACTCTGTCGCCCCTCAGCTCTAGCAAGTTCTAAGCTCTGCCAACAGGCCCAAAATAAGGAGACAAGTGAAGCGCATAGATTCTACATGAATAGTTTCTGAAGTAATGCCTGAGAACTCAAGCAATGACTTTCTGAAGTCATTTCAGGGTACACCGAATCAAAGTGAATCAATGTCATACCCGATACTATAGGATATATGGGCTGGAATATCATAGGCTTTGGGCCTTGTGGTGGGCTGGCAAGTTACATGGCAGTGCTAAGTAGCAGCCATAAAGAGAAGAGGTCTAAGACAGAGAAAGACAGAGAAGATATTTCAGAAACAGAACTGAGATTAGGAAACCGCGCTTCCTCCTCGTTCTTGAGATCCTCTACCCCCCCATTTCCATACTGTGATAGCTCACGTCACCGGTTTGATCTCGCCGGCGGCCAAGGGTTGTGACAGTGGTATCAGAGACGACTTTCCTCGGCATGGGTGGTGGGCAGCGTCTGCTCCTGCTCCGACGCTAGTTATCCACTTCTTCAGCCGACCTGGTGTGGCGGCGGCAGATCTCCCCGATCCAGTGCAGCTGCTCCATCGATCCGGCGCGGGTTGACTGCGGGAGACGCTACGGCTTCTCCAGTCAGCGGGTCCCCTTCTACCCAAGGTATTTGTCTGGCCTTGGTGGCGCAGGTGACGGGTTCGTTGTGTGGAGTCCGGTGGCGTGCTGTGGTACTCCGGCATTGACGTGACGGGTACTCCGGCGTTGAGGTGACGGGTACTCTGAGTGGAATCCGGCGGCGTGAAGAGGGGATTCCGGCGTTCAGgctttgggattgttcactagcAGTCGATCTGAGAGCAGCAGGGTTTCGCGGCATGTTCGCGTGTAAAATTCCGTAATCTGCGATCGGATTTGACTGCGGTGGCAACGAGCGGCAGCGGTGTACATTGGTGGCGCGTGGCAGCGTAGCAGAAGCGTGGTGGTCTCATCTCGAAGCAGCCAGCGGTGTGTACTTCCGTTCTCAGGTCTGCAGTTTCTGTTCTTCGATTTTGGTGTAGAGGCAGTGGAACAAGTGGCTCAGGCGGAGCTATATTTGTGACTCTTTGGTGTGGATTTGGTCTGCTACGGCCCATGGCAACAGGCGCTCATACACAACAGTATGAGGAGTGGTGGTCACAAATGCAAGGTGGCCTTGATCAGCTGTACGTCCGCATGGGTTCCATTTATACATCGTATCAACAGATGGCTGTGCAGCACAATTTGGCATCCAAGGCAAGGGACCAAGTTAGTGCTCataacctctccatcgcctcagTGATTCCTGATTTGGTTACTAGGGACGTGTTGAATTTTAGGCCTCCTAGGGATGGTGATTTAGCACAAGCCACACAAGTAAGATTCAAGGCTCCAATGGCATCAACAAGTGCAGCACATGAGTCGTTCGATGAAATGCCTCTCATAGATGTGCTATGGGATGCTGAGTCGTTGCATGGCCTTGACTGGCAAGATGCATTAGTGCAGCATGAAGCTCAGATTGGCGAGTGCTTGGACGTGGACAACAAGGCAAATTTTCATCTACTCACCAATGGTTTGCCCCCTCATGGCAATGACAGCTTTCTCACAGAATTTGACAGGGATGGTGCAAATAAATTGTTCAATAGTTTGCAGCATGAAGTTATTTGGGATGAGGAGATGCCATCTGACAATTGGCACTCGTGAAAGTGTAGTGCTTGCCCCAATCAGTACTTCAGGCCTCTCAAGCAATGTATCAGCGCTGCAGACCAAGTGTTTGGTGATTTTCCTAGCAAGGTTGTGGTGTGGGATGAGGAACTGTTTCATGACGATTCATATGAAGGATTACTGCAACAACTAGCTCTAGGTGGAGAGTGTTGGAATGGTTAGAAGATCAGCATACCTCTCTCACCGGGCAACAAATGGTCTGATCCTTTTAGTGATTTTGAATCAGTGAAGCTAGACATGACTGCACAAATAGACAGAGTAGGCGCCATTCTAACAGATGTGGATGATGTGAAACATGCATTAGGCGCAACAGGTTGTCAGGTTTCAGCATGTGAGTCCAGTGAGAGTGAGACAGTTGTGCTTGAGATAAGGCACGAAACAATTGAGGCTTGTAAAGTTCTCACTGAAATGCCATGTCAAGAGGACACACAGCAACTAGTTGAGCAGGTCATGCCTGGGGTTCATGCAGTGTCCAAAGGACCTTCACATGTATTTTTCGATGAAATATCTCCAAATGAAATGGCCACAACACATCTAGAGCAGGTTGTCTTCGTGGCACCAGGGGTGTTTTATGGTGATGCCGCTGAGGTGTTGGTTGGAATTTTGGGACAGGTTGTGTGGGATCAAATGCCTGCTGCTATTGGCACTCACCACGGTTTACTGCAGCACTCAACTCAAAGTGGAGATTACACTGGCAAGGAGAAGAAAGTTGAGTTTGTGGATCCTGTGACATCACAGGGAGCCACACATGTGATGTTTCATGCAGTGCCTTGTACAGACGTGGTTTGGAATGATGACCTGACTGCTGCTCGCTCAGTGTTTCATCAAATACCTTCATGGAATCCAAATAATTTCAGTCCCTGGAGTTTGGCTTGGTTTTCAATTGTTGGCCTTCAGAAATTTCAACATGGTGACCATTCTAATCACCGGACTGTTGCTGTGACCAAGTATGAACTTCAGAGGATGCTTTGTTCAGGATGTTTGAATGTGCCATGGGATCCAGGTGGCAATCATGACTGCTTCATTCCAGCCATTGCTTGGGGACAAGCAATGTTTTGTGGGGGCGGTATTGTCATACCCGATACTGTAGGATATATGGGCTGGAATATCATAGGCTCTGGGCCTTGTGGTGGGCTGGCAGGTTACATGGCAGTGCTAAGTAGCAGCCATAAAGAGAAGAGGTCTAAGACAGAGAAGATATTTCAGAAACAGAACTGAGATTAGGAAGCCGCGCTTCCTCCTCGTTCTTGAGATCCTCTACCCCTATTTCCATCCTGTGATAGCTCACGTCACCGGTTTGATCTCGCCGGCGGCCAAGGGTTGTGACAATCAATCACGCATATAAGTACAAAACCGTGTCTCTTCGAGGCGAGAGAAAGAATGACCCTATGACTTCTCCACCTATTCTTTCCCCGACTAAGAATATCTCCATCAATCGGGTGTCAAACTAAGTAGTACGCGAACTACGATTCATTACTTATCACAGTAGTCACAGATCCTCACTCGACACAGCCGCAGAGGAGAGTACTGTTGGATCCGTTTCATTGGATATGGAAGCGGGGAATCCCCGATCCAAAAAGGGAGAAACACTCGCAGAGGAGATAGCTGCAACTTACCCCATCGTCATATGTCGTGTGTCGCGATTCCGGTGACTCGGTCTGAACCATTGACGTCGCCCCAGGCCCCTCTCTCGGAAGCCGGCTCGAGGTAGCCACTTGCGGAACGCCACTAGCGGCATTGCCCGCCGCTGCGTGCCCGGTCGGAGGTCGCGCGCGGTCGTCCCCTCGCCAACCGCCACGCCCTCGCCCGTGGTCGCCCCCTCGCCCGCCGCCTCGCCCACGCCCGCGGTCGCCACCTCGCCTGCCGTGCCCTCGCTCGCGGTCGCCCCCTCGCCAGCCGTGCCCTCGCCCGCCGTCGCCCTCGACGGTCGCCATCGCGTATGACCAGCCGGCACACTGTGGAATTTGGAAATGGGAAAGAGCCAAAGAGGACCAGGGGTTTAGGGTTTTCCCCGGGATGAAATGGATCGTGCGATGTCCGAGTAGAATATTGGTGGGCCAGTTCATCGGCCCACCTCGGAACCACAAAATGTGCGGCCCAAAATCAAGCTACTACTATGAGCActaaaaaaacaaaggaaaaagtcCAATTTTCCTCCTTCAACTTTGGCGTGTGTCGGATATCTATACCCGGTATCCGAGCCAAATGATTAATGAGCGTCACATcggctcatccgatggttaaggacGTAACTACGGCCTCGTCCGACCACTAggggccgggccacgcctcgtccgactccgaggacgaggtttccgcctcgtccgaccccaaggcgtgggctccgactccgagaacgaggtttccgcctcgtccgaccccaagacGTGGGCTCCGACTCCTCCAACCCCagggcgcgggctccgcctcgtccggtcccacggggagggctccgcctcgtccgaacCCCGAGGGTCAGATTCCGTCTCGCCCGCCCCCCAGGGCAAGATTTCCGCCTCGCCTGTTCCCTAGGGGTCGGATTTGCTACCGTACAAAAGCAGTGGCTCCAAGGTGGGACCtgaaccgcttcaaccactacggcgTGGAGGCGCACGCCCGGGAGCACGTCTCGGGCGCGTCCTGATACGACTGGCGGTCGCATcaggccatgctgggagactcacgTCACCCACTGTGTCAACAGGTCAGCGCTATGCTGCCAACTCTctgcctgaccaccgtccaacgtcaGTCTACCAGCGTTAGTTGACTGGCACTGTATCGCCGGCCCCTGTATGGCCTTTgtcaggggaccctttgaccattccgtcCGCTCGGATGGGATAGAAGACAAGAACGGCGCACGACGCCCGCACGTATGCTGTAGCGGCCAATAGGACCCCGGTGCGACGCCGCTGTCACCATGGTCTACAGTGTCAGCGGGACCCACGCGAAGAGGAGGACGGCACACCCctaggagccttatttctctttctttttccctcTTCCCATCTCTCGATCTCTGGTATCCCGTTCTCTCCcgttggtctataaaagggaaggcagggcaccattCAGAGAGAGACATCGACCGACCGATAGATCGAGCAGTAGAAGCATCGAGCAATCGAAgcacagagacttgggagctccttCCTCTCTCactagtttgtaaccctctactacaaactcagtgctggtaacacgagcagcccgaaactggacgtaaggatattcggcccgaaccagtataatccttgtgtcctcttagtacACCATCTGGGTCAGacgcgcaatatacaaatttactagtcggctgttcgaaacaccgacagttggcgcgccaggtaggggctctttGCTCGTCACGTCGATACCACTAGGTCACGGATGGCTAACCACGGTGCGAGCTGGGTCCCGGGCACGCACATGCGTttcgggagcctagacttcatcgtctccACGGAGGGAGAACTGGCGCGGGCTAATGGCCCTGCCACACCGCCTCAGGCCGTCAGTC
This window contains:
- the LOC136533437 gene encoding uncharacterized protein, giving the protein MVQTESPESRHTTYDDGQYDDVDVEKMKKYVQELELKNAELKQKLEAAQAQLKEGNKYINCDPLIDEELRKCHDVFLCPHESDYKKLSEFLGDPQSKLTMDVKVHGKRVIQALKQLEKDLHKPIYVAPSVRTRKMPKKFRRMTTVAKCVILGIIEDIYRLHRHGLSLNGKFTLDNFYWTHLKKVKFDLALKLVVCKRERNEMINDFHQIYQIIMEMLSFHDSGLTVPNDLQSLLDLLNCDDPVKHQEIIRYNISLLSEIGKKSHFITLYDRLQQQILEDEERGPQEEKKSEIVLKFISTEFTYPGGGEEPWSTMAMDNSYVGAVYDLRSMHKNKVLEEPLDLLIVWRNALCHILENSVKDGVPLFKDEDLVNILESTIPDVFNGLQRAMSEVGLLELPHLMRAMRM